A single Columba livia isolate bColLiv1 breed racing homer chromosome 22, bColLiv1.pat.W.v2, whole genome shotgun sequence DNA region contains:
- the MICAL1 gene encoding F-actin-monooxygenase MICAL1 isoform X1: MSVPAGEPGNLAHAAFERFLRARECREVLGCFGELCRQLGLQGSGLQLYRGLRAALNSWSAKALWSKLDKKAGHKDYDQGTACASTKCLVVGAGPCGLRAAIELALLGARVVLLEKRDSFSRNNVLHLWPFTIHDLRVLGAKKFYGRFCTGTLDHISIRQLQLILLKVALLLGVEVHVNVQFKGLVPPVGKAGGQGGWRAVLQPGSSPLSNYEFDVLISAGGGKFVPEGFKRKETRGKLAIGITTNFINRHSRAEVEVAEISGVARIYNQKFFQNLYNKTGIDLENIVYYKDDTHYFVMTAKKQSLIKKGVILQDKADIESLLSPENVNRDALLSYAKEAANFSTSYRLPELEFALNHRDLPDVDMFDFTCMTRSENAALVREHNGARLLLGLVGDCLVEPFWPLGTGVARGFLAAFDAAWMVRRWAAGTPPLEVLAERESIYQHLSQTSPDNTNKNISQYSIDPATRYPNINLQAIKPSQVRDLYLVGMVEVDHKRKSDSRLSTAVSGDAYEELLSWCQASTAGYRGVTVTNFTTSWTSGLALCALVHHFRPDLVDLGSVDPQDPIRTHQMMLDAAEQELGIQPVLSSAEMAAMAEPSRLGLITYLSQFYEAFKTSPEAEELSKKPLSPRGTRGAILFLSKLQKNRNLAHKRVQDSAQKDAEAKRSRRDMELDAGLDGDTPDGAREPPQTAAADPGQPPSHGDSSDACYFCNRRVYILERASAEGRFFHRSCFQCQRCGATLRLGDYAFHEEDGHFYCSLHSPNPPGMELPQDEPPALPEGVSHHKSPQVMGERQKVEGGAWAWPPLHHHHPSAVALPQGAAVARPPSNAGRPCVSPKEGAPNPPQPPLAAPQPRTEPGAAGDEDAEDTVDVEEQELLAQPGGDAREQEGPGAEPRGAAEEGEEGRGRRKIILTPLEKLKLSTLNLLTTEAEPEPPPKPARLRLQAAPEALPALWREQGIWEEDEETAMEKEALEESDSEEEEEEEEEGTDLDIMAESCLDLGEEEKYPTWKRTLTRRAREAQMKRFCKAQAIQRRLEEIEVTFGELEQQGIKLEKLLRDEDGNPADQKTQWMNQLLYLVQKKNSLMSEESDLMIAVQELKLEEQQWQLDQKLRCYMNMEESLKTPEDCVAEQEILVQLLEVVNKRNVLIHIQEEKRLSELRA, translated from the exons ATGAGTGTGCCGGCTGGCGAGCCGGGCAACCTGGCCCACGCCGCATTTGAGAGGTTCCTGCGTGCCAGGGAGTGCCGGGAGGTGCTGGGCTGCTTCGGGgagctgtgccggcagctggggctgcagggcagcGGGCTGCAGCTCTACCGTGGCCTCCGGGCTGCCCTCAATTCCTGGAGTGCCAAGGCCCTGTGGAGCAAACTGGATAAGAAAGCCGGACACAAAGACTACGACCAGGGCACAGCCTGCGCCAGCACCAAG TGCCTGGTGGTGGGGGCCGGTCCCTGCGGGCTGCGGGCGGCCATCGAGCTGGCGCTGCTGGGCGCGCGCgtggtgctgctggagaagcGCGACTCCTTCTCCCGCAACAACGTCCTGCACCTCTGGCCCTTCACCATCCACGACCTTCGGGTGCTGGGCGCCAAGAAGTTCTACGGGCGCTTCTGCACCGGCACACTGGACCACATCA gtATCCGGCAGCTCCAGCTGATCCTGCTGAAggtggctctgctgctgggggTGGAGGTGCACGTCAACGTGCAGTTCAAGGGCCTCGTCCCTCCTGTGGGCAAGGCAGGTGGACAGG gCGGCTGgcgggctgtgctgcagcccgGCTCCTCTCCCCTCAGCAACTACGAGTTTGATGTCCTCATCTCAGCTGGTGGTGGCAAATTCGTCCCCGAAG GGTTCAAGCGCAAGGAGACACGGGGGAAGTTGGCCATTGGCATCACCACCAACTTCATCAACCGCCACAGCCGCGCCGAGGTGGAGGTGGCTGAGATCAGCGGCGTGGCCCGAATCTACAACCAGAAGTTTTTCCAGAACCTCTACAACAAAACGG GCATCGACCTGGAAAACATTGTTTACTACAAGGATGACACTCACTATTTCGTCATGACGGCCAAGAAGCAGAGCCTGATCAAGAAGGGCGTCATCCTCCAG GACAAAGCAGACATCGAGAGCCTCCTGTCTCCAGAGAACGTGAACCGAGACGCTCTCCTCAGCTATGCCAAAGAAGCCGCCAACTTCTCCACCAGCTACCGCCTGCCTGAGCTGGAGTTTGCCCTCAACCACCGGGACCTGCCGGACGTCGACATGTTCGACTTTACCTGCATGACGCGCTCAGAGAACGCAGCACTGGTGCGGGAGCACAACGGGGCCCggctgctcctggggctggtggGCGACTGCTTGGTGGAG CCCTTCTGGCCGCTgggcactggtgtggccagggGCTTCCTCGCCGCCTTCGACGCAGCGTGGATGGTGCGGCGGTGGGCGGCCGGGACCCCCCCACTGGAGGTGCTGGCCGAGAG GGAGAGCATCTATCAGCACCTCTCGCAGACCTCCCCAGacaacaccaacaaaaacatCAGCCAATACAGCATCGACCCCGCCACGCGCTACCCCAACATCAACCTGCAAGCCATCAAACCCAGCCAG GTCCGGGACCTCTATCTCGTGGGCATGGTGGAGGTGGACCACAAGAGGAAGAGTGACAGCCGGCTCAGCACTG CAGTCTCTGGAGATGCCTACgaagagctgctgagctggtgCCAGGCCAGCACGGCCGGGTACCGTGGGGTGACAGTGACCAACTTCACCACCTCCTGGACCAGTGGCTTGGCCCTCTGCGCCCTCGTCCACCATTTCCGCCCCGACCTGGT GGATTTGGGTTCTGTGGACCCCCAggatcccatccggacccaccAGATGATGCTggatgcagcagagcaggagctgggcatCCAGCCTGTCCTCTCTAGCGCTGAGATGGCGGCCATGGCAGAGCCCAGCCGCCTGGGGCTCATCACCTACCTCAGCCAGTTCTATGAAGCTTTCAAGACTTCCCCAG AGGCAGAGGAGCTCAGCAAGAAGCCACTGTCTCCCCGGGGTACGCGAGGAGccatcctcttcctcagcaAGCTGCAGAAGAACCGCAACCTGGCACACAAGCGCGTCCAG GATAGTGCCCAGAAAGATGCTGAGGCCAAGAGGAGCCGCAGGGACATGGAG CTGGATGCAGGGCTGGATGGAGACACTCCGGACGGTGCCCGCGAGCCACCACAAACAGCCGCGGCAGACCCGGGGCAG ccaccATCCCACGGGGACAGCAGTGACGCCTGCTACTTCTGCAACCGCCGTGTCTACATCCTGGAGCGCGCCAGCGCCGAGGGACGCTTCTTCCACCGCAGCTGCTTCCAGTGCCAGCGCTGCGGGGCTACCCTGCGCCTGGGCGACTACGCCTTCCACGAGGAGGACG GTCATTTTTACTGCTCACTTCACTCCCCCAACCCTCCTGGTATGGAACTGCCCCAGGATGAGCCCCCGGCACTGCCTGAGGGGGTGAGTCACCATAAATCCCCACAGGTGATGGGGGAAAGGCAGAAAGTGGAAGGGGGTGCTTGGGCATGGCCCCCGCTGCATCACCATCACCCCTCTGCTGTGGCTTTgccccagggtgctgctgtTGCCCGTCCGCCCTCAAATGCTGGGAGACCATGTGTGTCCCCCAAGGAGGGGGCACCCaaccccccacagcccccactagcagccccacagccaagGACAGAGCCCGGGGCAGCGGGGGATGAGGATGCTGAGGACACTGTGGAtgtggaggagcaggagctgctggcacagcctggGGGGGATGCCAGAGAGCAGGAAGGTCCCGGAGCGGAGCCCCGAGGGGCAGCAGAAGAGGGTGAGgagggcaggggcaggaggaagaTCATCCTCACACCCCTGGAGAAGCTCAAGCTGTCCACACTGAACCTCCTCACCACCGAAGCGGAGCCCGAGCCGCCGCCGAAGCCCGCTCGTCTGCGGCTCCAAGCAGCGCCTGAGGCCCTCCCTGCCCTGTGGCGGGAACAAGGTATctgggaggaggatgaggaaacGGCCATGGAGAAAGAAG CTTTGGAGGAGAGTGacagtgaggaggaggaggaggaggaggaggaaggcacaGACCTTGACATCATGGCAGAATCA TGCCTGGATctgggggaagaggagaaataCCCCACCTGGAAGCGCACGCTGACCCGCCGGGCCAGGGAAGCACAGATGAAGAGGTTCTGCAAAGCCCAG GCCATCCAGAGGCGGCTGGAGGAGATCGAGGTGACATTCggggagctggagcagcagggcaTCAAGCTAGAGAAGTTGCTGCGGGATGAGGACG GCAACCCAGCTGACCAGAAGACACAGTGGATGAACCAGCTGCTGTACCTGGTCCAGAAGAAGAACAGCCTGATGTCTGAGGAGTCAGACCTGATGATCGC ggtgcaggagctgaagctggaggagcagcagtgGCAGCTTGACCAGAAGCTCCGGTGCTACATGAACATGGAGG AATCCCTCAAGACACCAGAGGACTGTGTGGCCGAGCAGGAGATCCTGGTACAGCTGCTGGAGGTGGTGAACAAGCGCAATGTCCTCATCCACATCCAGGAGGAGAAGCGGCTCAGCGAGCTGCGGGCCTGA
- the MICAL1 gene encoding F-actin-monooxygenase MICAL1 isoform X2 gives MSVPAGEPGNLAHAAFERFLRARECREVLGCFGELCRQLGLQGSGLQLYRGLRAALNSWSAKALWSKLDKKAGHKDYDQGTACASTKCLVVGAGPCGLRAAIELALLGARVVLLEKRDSFSRNNVLHLWPFTIHDLRVLGAKKFYGRFCTGTLDHISIRQLQLILLKVALLLGVEVHVNVQFKGLVPPVGKAGGQGGWRAVLQPGSSPLSNYEFDVLISAGGGKFVPEGFKRKETRGKLAIGITTNFINRHSRAEVEVAEISGVARIYNQKFFQNLYNKTGIDLENIVYYKDDTHYFVMTAKKQSLIKKGVILQDKADIESLLSPENVNRDALLSYAKEAANFSTSYRLPELEFALNHRDLPDVDMFDFTCMTRSENAALVREHNGARLLLGLVGDCLVEPFWPLGTGVARGFLAAFDAAWMVRRWAAGTPPLEVLAERESIYQHLSQTSPDNTNKNISQYSIDPATRYPNINLQAIKPSQVRDLYLVGMVEVDHKRKSDSRLSTVSGDAYEELLSWCQASTAGYRGVTVTNFTTSWTSGLALCALVHHFRPDLVDLGSVDPQDPIRTHQMMLDAAEQELGIQPVLSSAEMAAMAEPSRLGLITYLSQFYEAFKTSPEAEELSKKPLSPRGTRGAILFLSKLQKNRNLAHKRVQDSAQKDAEAKRSRRDMELDAGLDGDTPDGAREPPQTAAADPGQPPSHGDSSDACYFCNRRVYILERASAEGRFFHRSCFQCQRCGATLRLGDYAFHEEDGHFYCSLHSPNPPGMELPQDEPPALPEGVSHHKSPQVMGERQKVEGGAWAWPPLHHHHPSAVALPQGAAVARPPSNAGRPCVSPKEGAPNPPQPPLAAPQPRTEPGAAGDEDAEDTVDVEEQELLAQPGGDAREQEGPGAEPRGAAEEGEEGRGRRKIILTPLEKLKLSTLNLLTTEAEPEPPPKPARLRLQAAPEALPALWREQGIWEEDEETAMEKEALEESDSEEEEEEEEEGTDLDIMAESCLDLGEEEKYPTWKRTLTRRAREAQMKRFCKAQAIQRRLEEIEVTFGELEQQGIKLEKLLRDEDGNPADQKTQWMNQLLYLVQKKNSLMSEESDLMIAVQELKLEEQQWQLDQKLRCYMNMEESLKTPEDCVAEQEILVQLLEVVNKRNVLIHIQEEKRLSELRA, from the exons ATGAGTGTGCCGGCTGGCGAGCCGGGCAACCTGGCCCACGCCGCATTTGAGAGGTTCCTGCGTGCCAGGGAGTGCCGGGAGGTGCTGGGCTGCTTCGGGgagctgtgccggcagctggggctgcagggcagcGGGCTGCAGCTCTACCGTGGCCTCCGGGCTGCCCTCAATTCCTGGAGTGCCAAGGCCCTGTGGAGCAAACTGGATAAGAAAGCCGGACACAAAGACTACGACCAGGGCACAGCCTGCGCCAGCACCAAG TGCCTGGTGGTGGGGGCCGGTCCCTGCGGGCTGCGGGCGGCCATCGAGCTGGCGCTGCTGGGCGCGCGCgtggtgctgctggagaagcGCGACTCCTTCTCCCGCAACAACGTCCTGCACCTCTGGCCCTTCACCATCCACGACCTTCGGGTGCTGGGCGCCAAGAAGTTCTACGGGCGCTTCTGCACCGGCACACTGGACCACATCA gtATCCGGCAGCTCCAGCTGATCCTGCTGAAggtggctctgctgctgggggTGGAGGTGCACGTCAACGTGCAGTTCAAGGGCCTCGTCCCTCCTGTGGGCAAGGCAGGTGGACAGG gCGGCTGgcgggctgtgctgcagcccgGCTCCTCTCCCCTCAGCAACTACGAGTTTGATGTCCTCATCTCAGCTGGTGGTGGCAAATTCGTCCCCGAAG GGTTCAAGCGCAAGGAGACACGGGGGAAGTTGGCCATTGGCATCACCACCAACTTCATCAACCGCCACAGCCGCGCCGAGGTGGAGGTGGCTGAGATCAGCGGCGTGGCCCGAATCTACAACCAGAAGTTTTTCCAGAACCTCTACAACAAAACGG GCATCGACCTGGAAAACATTGTTTACTACAAGGATGACACTCACTATTTCGTCATGACGGCCAAGAAGCAGAGCCTGATCAAGAAGGGCGTCATCCTCCAG GACAAAGCAGACATCGAGAGCCTCCTGTCTCCAGAGAACGTGAACCGAGACGCTCTCCTCAGCTATGCCAAAGAAGCCGCCAACTTCTCCACCAGCTACCGCCTGCCTGAGCTGGAGTTTGCCCTCAACCACCGGGACCTGCCGGACGTCGACATGTTCGACTTTACCTGCATGACGCGCTCAGAGAACGCAGCACTGGTGCGGGAGCACAACGGGGCCCggctgctcctggggctggtggGCGACTGCTTGGTGGAG CCCTTCTGGCCGCTgggcactggtgtggccagggGCTTCCTCGCCGCCTTCGACGCAGCGTGGATGGTGCGGCGGTGGGCGGCCGGGACCCCCCCACTGGAGGTGCTGGCCGAGAG GGAGAGCATCTATCAGCACCTCTCGCAGACCTCCCCAGacaacaccaacaaaaacatCAGCCAATACAGCATCGACCCCGCCACGCGCTACCCCAACATCAACCTGCAAGCCATCAAACCCAGCCAG GTCCGGGACCTCTATCTCGTGGGCATGGTGGAGGTGGACCACAAGAGGAAGAGTGACAGCCGGCTCAGCACTG TCTCTGGAGATGCCTACgaagagctgctgagctggtgCCAGGCCAGCACGGCCGGGTACCGTGGGGTGACAGTGACCAACTTCACCACCTCCTGGACCAGTGGCTTGGCCCTCTGCGCCCTCGTCCACCATTTCCGCCCCGACCTGGT GGATTTGGGTTCTGTGGACCCCCAggatcccatccggacccaccAGATGATGCTggatgcagcagagcaggagctgggcatCCAGCCTGTCCTCTCTAGCGCTGAGATGGCGGCCATGGCAGAGCCCAGCCGCCTGGGGCTCATCACCTACCTCAGCCAGTTCTATGAAGCTTTCAAGACTTCCCCAG AGGCAGAGGAGCTCAGCAAGAAGCCACTGTCTCCCCGGGGTACGCGAGGAGccatcctcttcctcagcaAGCTGCAGAAGAACCGCAACCTGGCACACAAGCGCGTCCAG GATAGTGCCCAGAAAGATGCTGAGGCCAAGAGGAGCCGCAGGGACATGGAG CTGGATGCAGGGCTGGATGGAGACACTCCGGACGGTGCCCGCGAGCCACCACAAACAGCCGCGGCAGACCCGGGGCAG ccaccATCCCACGGGGACAGCAGTGACGCCTGCTACTTCTGCAACCGCCGTGTCTACATCCTGGAGCGCGCCAGCGCCGAGGGACGCTTCTTCCACCGCAGCTGCTTCCAGTGCCAGCGCTGCGGGGCTACCCTGCGCCTGGGCGACTACGCCTTCCACGAGGAGGACG GTCATTTTTACTGCTCACTTCACTCCCCCAACCCTCCTGGTATGGAACTGCCCCAGGATGAGCCCCCGGCACTGCCTGAGGGGGTGAGTCACCATAAATCCCCACAGGTGATGGGGGAAAGGCAGAAAGTGGAAGGGGGTGCTTGGGCATGGCCCCCGCTGCATCACCATCACCCCTCTGCTGTGGCTTTgccccagggtgctgctgtTGCCCGTCCGCCCTCAAATGCTGGGAGACCATGTGTGTCCCCCAAGGAGGGGGCACCCaaccccccacagcccccactagcagccccacagccaagGACAGAGCCCGGGGCAGCGGGGGATGAGGATGCTGAGGACACTGTGGAtgtggaggagcaggagctgctggcacagcctggGGGGGATGCCAGAGAGCAGGAAGGTCCCGGAGCGGAGCCCCGAGGGGCAGCAGAAGAGGGTGAGgagggcaggggcaggaggaagaTCATCCTCACACCCCTGGAGAAGCTCAAGCTGTCCACACTGAACCTCCTCACCACCGAAGCGGAGCCCGAGCCGCCGCCGAAGCCCGCTCGTCTGCGGCTCCAAGCAGCGCCTGAGGCCCTCCCTGCCCTGTGGCGGGAACAAGGTATctgggaggaggatgaggaaacGGCCATGGAGAAAGAAG CTTTGGAGGAGAGTGacagtgaggaggaggaggaggaggaggaggaaggcacaGACCTTGACATCATGGCAGAATCA TGCCTGGATctgggggaagaggagaaataCCCCACCTGGAAGCGCACGCTGACCCGCCGGGCCAGGGAAGCACAGATGAAGAGGTTCTGCAAAGCCCAG GCCATCCAGAGGCGGCTGGAGGAGATCGAGGTGACATTCggggagctggagcagcagggcaTCAAGCTAGAGAAGTTGCTGCGGGATGAGGACG GCAACCCAGCTGACCAGAAGACACAGTGGATGAACCAGCTGCTGTACCTGGTCCAGAAGAAGAACAGCCTGATGTCTGAGGAGTCAGACCTGATGATCGC ggtgcaggagctgaagctggaggagcagcagtgGCAGCTTGACCAGAAGCTCCGGTGCTACATGAACATGGAGG AATCCCTCAAGACACCAGAGGACTGTGTGGCCGAGCAGGAGATCCTGGTACAGCTGCTGGAGGTGGTGAACAAGCGCAATGTCCTCATCCACATCCAGGAGGAGAAGCGGCTCAGCGAGCTGCGGGCCTGA
- the MICAL1 gene encoding F-actin-monooxygenase MICAL1 isoform X4 has translation MSVPAGEPGNLAHAAFERFLRARECREVLGCFGELCRQLGLQGSGLQLYRGLRAALNSWSAKALWSKLDKKAGHKDYDQGTACASTKCLVVGAGPCGLRAAIELALLGARVVLLEKRDSFSRNNVLHLWPFTIHDLRVLGAKKFYGRFCTGTLDHISIRQLQLILLKVALLLGVEVHVNVQFKGLVPPVGKAGGQGGWRAVLQPGSSPLSNYEFDVLISAGGGKFVPEGFKRKETRGKLAIGITTNFINRHSRAEVEVAEISGVARIYNQKFFQNLYNKTGIDLENIVYYKDDTHYFVMTAKKQSLIKKGVILQDKADIESLLSPENVNRDALLSYAKEAANFSTSYRLPELEFALNHRDLPDVDMFDFTCMTRSENAALVREHNGARLLLGLVGDCLVEPFWPLGTGVARGFLAAFDAAWMVRRWAAGTPPLEVLAERESIYQHLSQTSPDNTNKNISQYSIDPATRYPNINLQAIKPSQVRDLYLVGMVEVDHKRKSDSRLSTAVSGDAYEELLSWCQASTAGYRGVTVTNFTTSWTSGLALCALVHHFRPDLVDLGSVDPQDPIRTHQMMLDAAEQELGIQPVLSSAEMAAMAEPSRLGLITYLSQFYEAFKTSPEAEELSKKPLSPRGTRGAILFLSKLQKNRNLAHKRVQDSAQKDAEAKRSRRDMELDAGLDGDTPDGAREPPQTAAADPGQPPSHGDSSDACYFCNRRVYILERASAEGRFFHRSCFQCQRCGATLRLGDYAFHEEDGHFYCSLHSPNPPGMELPQDEPPALPEGGAAVARPPSNAGRPCVSPKEGAPNPPQPPLAAPQPRTEPGAAGDEDAEDTVDVEEQELLAQPGGDAREQEGPGAEPRGAAEEGEEGRGRRKIILTPLEKLKLSTLNLLTTEAEPEPPPKPARLRLQAAPEALPALWREQGIWEEDEETAMEKEALEESDSEEEEEEEEEGTDLDIMAESCLDLGEEEKYPTWKRTLTRRAREAQMKRFCKAQAIQRRLEEIEVTFGELEQQGIKLEKLLRDEDGNPADQKTQWMNQLLYLVQKKNSLMSEESDLMIAVQELKLEEQQWQLDQKLRCYMNMEESLKTPEDCVAEQEILVQLLEVVNKRNVLIHIQEEKRLSELRA, from the exons ATGAGTGTGCCGGCTGGCGAGCCGGGCAACCTGGCCCACGCCGCATTTGAGAGGTTCCTGCGTGCCAGGGAGTGCCGGGAGGTGCTGGGCTGCTTCGGGgagctgtgccggcagctggggctgcagggcagcGGGCTGCAGCTCTACCGTGGCCTCCGGGCTGCCCTCAATTCCTGGAGTGCCAAGGCCCTGTGGAGCAAACTGGATAAGAAAGCCGGACACAAAGACTACGACCAGGGCACAGCCTGCGCCAGCACCAAG TGCCTGGTGGTGGGGGCCGGTCCCTGCGGGCTGCGGGCGGCCATCGAGCTGGCGCTGCTGGGCGCGCGCgtggtgctgctggagaagcGCGACTCCTTCTCCCGCAACAACGTCCTGCACCTCTGGCCCTTCACCATCCACGACCTTCGGGTGCTGGGCGCCAAGAAGTTCTACGGGCGCTTCTGCACCGGCACACTGGACCACATCA gtATCCGGCAGCTCCAGCTGATCCTGCTGAAggtggctctgctgctgggggTGGAGGTGCACGTCAACGTGCAGTTCAAGGGCCTCGTCCCTCCTGTGGGCAAGGCAGGTGGACAGG gCGGCTGgcgggctgtgctgcagcccgGCTCCTCTCCCCTCAGCAACTACGAGTTTGATGTCCTCATCTCAGCTGGTGGTGGCAAATTCGTCCCCGAAG GGTTCAAGCGCAAGGAGACACGGGGGAAGTTGGCCATTGGCATCACCACCAACTTCATCAACCGCCACAGCCGCGCCGAGGTGGAGGTGGCTGAGATCAGCGGCGTGGCCCGAATCTACAACCAGAAGTTTTTCCAGAACCTCTACAACAAAACGG GCATCGACCTGGAAAACATTGTTTACTACAAGGATGACACTCACTATTTCGTCATGACGGCCAAGAAGCAGAGCCTGATCAAGAAGGGCGTCATCCTCCAG GACAAAGCAGACATCGAGAGCCTCCTGTCTCCAGAGAACGTGAACCGAGACGCTCTCCTCAGCTATGCCAAAGAAGCCGCCAACTTCTCCACCAGCTACCGCCTGCCTGAGCTGGAGTTTGCCCTCAACCACCGGGACCTGCCGGACGTCGACATGTTCGACTTTACCTGCATGACGCGCTCAGAGAACGCAGCACTGGTGCGGGAGCACAACGGGGCCCggctgctcctggggctggtggGCGACTGCTTGGTGGAG CCCTTCTGGCCGCTgggcactggtgtggccagggGCTTCCTCGCCGCCTTCGACGCAGCGTGGATGGTGCGGCGGTGGGCGGCCGGGACCCCCCCACTGGAGGTGCTGGCCGAGAG GGAGAGCATCTATCAGCACCTCTCGCAGACCTCCCCAGacaacaccaacaaaaacatCAGCCAATACAGCATCGACCCCGCCACGCGCTACCCCAACATCAACCTGCAAGCCATCAAACCCAGCCAG GTCCGGGACCTCTATCTCGTGGGCATGGTGGAGGTGGACCACAAGAGGAAGAGTGACAGCCGGCTCAGCACTG CAGTCTCTGGAGATGCCTACgaagagctgctgagctggtgCCAGGCCAGCACGGCCGGGTACCGTGGGGTGACAGTGACCAACTTCACCACCTCCTGGACCAGTGGCTTGGCCCTCTGCGCCCTCGTCCACCATTTCCGCCCCGACCTGGT GGATTTGGGTTCTGTGGACCCCCAggatcccatccggacccaccAGATGATGCTggatgcagcagagcaggagctgggcatCCAGCCTGTCCTCTCTAGCGCTGAGATGGCGGCCATGGCAGAGCCCAGCCGCCTGGGGCTCATCACCTACCTCAGCCAGTTCTATGAAGCTTTCAAGACTTCCCCAG AGGCAGAGGAGCTCAGCAAGAAGCCACTGTCTCCCCGGGGTACGCGAGGAGccatcctcttcctcagcaAGCTGCAGAAGAACCGCAACCTGGCACACAAGCGCGTCCAG GATAGTGCCCAGAAAGATGCTGAGGCCAAGAGGAGCCGCAGGGACATGGAG CTGGATGCAGGGCTGGATGGAGACACTCCGGACGGTGCCCGCGAGCCACCACAAACAGCCGCGGCAGACCCGGGGCAG ccaccATCCCACGGGGACAGCAGTGACGCCTGCTACTTCTGCAACCGCCGTGTCTACATCCTGGAGCGCGCCAGCGCCGAGGGACGCTTCTTCCACCGCAGCTGCTTCCAGTGCCAGCGCTGCGGGGCTACCCTGCGCCTGGGCGACTACGCCTTCCACGAGGAGGACG GTCATTTTTACTGCTCACTTCACTCCCCCAACCCTCCTGGTATGGAACTGCCCCAGGATGAGCCCCCGGCACTGCCTGAGGGG ggtgctgctgtTGCCCGTCCGCCCTCAAATGCTGGGAGACCATGTGTGTCCCCCAAGGAGGGGGCACCCaaccccccacagcccccactagcagccccacagccaagGACAGAGCCCGGGGCAGCGGGGGATGAGGATGCTGAGGACACTGTGGAtgtggaggagcaggagctgctggcacagcctggGGGGGATGCCAGAGAGCAGGAAGGTCCCGGAGCGGAGCCCCGAGGGGCAGCAGAAGAGGGTGAGgagggcaggggcaggaggaagaTCATCCTCACACCCCTGGAGAAGCTCAAGCTGTCCACACTGAACCTCCTCACCACCGAAGCGGAGCCCGAGCCGCCGCCGAAGCCCGCTCGTCTGCGGCTCCAAGCAGCGCCTGAGGCCCTCCCTGCCCTGTGGCGGGAACAAGGTATctgggaggaggatgaggaaacGGCCATGGAGAAAGAAG CTTTGGAGGAGAGTGacagtgaggaggaggaggaggaggaggaggaaggcacaGACCTTGACATCATGGCAGAATCA TGCCTGGATctgggggaagaggagaaataCCCCACCTGGAAGCGCACGCTGACCCGCCGGGCCAGGGAAGCACAGATGAAGAGGTTCTGCAAAGCCCAG GCCATCCAGAGGCGGCTGGAGGAGATCGAGGTGACATTCggggagctggagcagcagggcaTCAAGCTAGAGAAGTTGCTGCGGGATGAGGACG GCAACCCAGCTGACCAGAAGACACAGTGGATGAACCAGCTGCTGTACCTGGTCCAGAAGAAGAACAGCCTGATGTCTGAGGAGTCAGACCTGATGATCGC ggtgcaggagctgaagctggaggagcagcagtgGCAGCTTGACCAGAAGCTCCGGTGCTACATGAACATGGAGG AATCCCTCAAGACACCAGAGGACTGTGTGGCCGAGCAGGAGATCCTGGTACAGCTGCTGGAGGTGGTGAACAAGCGCAATGTCCTCATCCACATCCAGGAGGAGAAGCGGCTCAGCGAGCTGCGGGCCTGA